One region of Chlorobiota bacterium genomic DNA includes:
- a CDS encoding aminotransferase class V-fold PLP-dependent enzyme gives MPSPISIYLDNHATTPVDPRVLAAMLPWFTEQFGNAASTTHPYGWRAEIAVKQSRELIAEAIGAQPMEVVFTSGATESDNLAIKGVAEAYASIGDHIITAATEHNAVLDTCRYLEQRGVAVTYLPVDAEGRINLDELQAAFTQRTVLVSIMHGNNETGVIQPIQEIGAACRQRRVLFHTDATQTLGKIPFDVNELNVDLASFSAHKMYGPKGCGALFVRRKGPRVQIAPQLHGGGHEQGSRSGTLNVPGIVGFGEAVRIAAAGLATEQAETQALRDLLLELLSNQIGGLRVNGPDPRTSPGLRLPGNLNLCFPATEAAALIGAARGVAFSTGSACSSANPQPSHVLRAMGLTPGQLRSSVRFGVGRFNTKQQILQAAQILMQAAGVSPIA, from the coding sequence ATGCCTTCGCCCATCTCCATCTACCTTGATAACCACGCCACCACCCCGGTGGACCCGCGCGTGCTGGCGGCAATGCTCCCGTGGTTTACCGAACAGTTTGGAAACGCTGCAAGCACCACCCACCCTTATGGCTGGAGGGCCGAGATTGCGGTGAAGCAATCGCGGGAGCTGATTGCCGAAGCAATCGGTGCGCAGCCGATGGAAGTGGTGTTCACTTCCGGGGCAACGGAGTCCGACAACCTGGCAATCAAAGGGGTGGCCGAAGCGTATGCCAGCATCGGGGACCATATCATCACCGCCGCCACCGAACACAACGCCGTGCTGGACACGTGCCGCTATCTGGAGCAACGGGGCGTGGCGGTGACCTATCTGCCGGTGGATGCCGAAGGGCGTATCAACCTTGATGAGCTTCAAGCGGCCTTCACCCAGCGGACGGTGCTGGTAAGCATCATGCACGGGAACAACGAGACCGGGGTGATTCAGCCGATTCAGGAGATTGGCGCGGCCTGCCGCCAACGGCGCGTCCTGTTCCACACCGACGCAACCCAAACGCTGGGAAAAATCCCGTTCGATGTGAACGAGCTGAACGTTGACCTTGCCTCCTTCAGTGCCCACAAAATGTATGGCCCCAAAGGGTGCGGGGCATTGTTTGTGCGCCGCAAGGGTCCGCGGGTCCAGATTGCGCCGCAGCTGCATGGCGGCGGCCACGAACAAGGGTCCCGTTCCGGCACGCTAAACGTTCCGGGGATTGTTGGCTTTGGCGAAGCGGTCCGGATTGCGGCGGCGGGGCTGGCAACCGAGCAAGCCGAAACGCAAGCCCTGCGCGACCTTCTGCTGGAGCTTCTCTCCAACCAAATCGGCGGGCTTCGGGTGAACGGTCCGGACCCGCGCACCAGCCCCGGGCTGCGCCTTCCCGGGAACCTCAATCTCTGCTTCCCCGCAACCGAAGCCGCTGCGTTGATTGGCGCGGCGCGGGGTGTGGCGTTCTCCACCGGATCGGCTTGCAGTTCGGCCAATCCCCAACCAAGCCACGTCCTGCGGGCAATGGGGCTAACGCCGGGCCAGCTGCGGTCATCGGTGCGGTTTGGGGTTGGGCGGTTCAACACCAAGCAGCAGATTCTTCAGGCCGCGCAGATTTTGATGCAAGCCGCTGGGGTTTCGCCCATTGCCTAA
- the miaB gene encoding tRNA (N6-isopentenyl adenosine(37)-C2)-methylthiotransferase MiaB, which translates to MNESFPETTPLTVQSPLQPETGSPAAGRKVYVETYGCQMNEADTEIVLSLMNREGYQPTDRIEHADVVFLNTCSVRDNAEQRIHERLSHIAFHKKKKPEMVVGVLGCMAERLRRKLIHEGSIVDVVVGPDEYRALPELVSEAQFGTKGLAVKLSRVETYDDITPLRTEGISAWLSVMRGCDKFCTFCVVPFTRGRERSRSLESIVKEVEGLAEHGFREVTLLGQNVNSYRWEGRDFADLLAAVADVDPLIRIRYTTSHPQDMSDKLIETMASRANICNYIHLPVQSGSNRMLQLMNRTYTIEHYLERIAKIHERIPNASLSTDIIAGFPTETDDDHRQTIELMKRVRYDGAYMFKYSPRENTKAWAMGDSVPEEVKAARLEEIIDLQRKIAEENNQRHVGTIEEVLVDGESKKDAAEWKGRTDTNKVVIFRHGDEQIGEYVNVKIHRATAATLFGSVVDANGLPREFPIELSVAL; encoded by the coding sequence ATGAACGAATCATTCCCCGAAACAACACCGCTGACGGTGCAATCGCCACTGCAACCGGAAACCGGAAGCCCAGCCGCTGGCCGGAAGGTGTATGTTGAAACCTACGGCTGCCAGATGAACGAAGCCGACACCGAGATTGTGCTGTCGCTGATGAACCGCGAGGGCTACCAGCCCACCGACCGCATCGAGCACGCCGATGTCGTGTTCCTGAACACCTGCTCCGTTCGCGACAACGCCGAGCAGCGGATCCACGAACGATTGAGCCACATCGCTTTCCACAAAAAGAAAAAGCCGGAAATGGTGGTTGGGGTGCTTGGCTGCATGGCCGAACGCCTGCGCCGCAAGCTGATTCACGAAGGCTCCATTGTGGACGTGGTTGTTGGTCCCGATGAGTACCGCGCGTTGCCGGAGCTGGTAAGCGAGGCCCAGTTCGGAACCAAAGGCTTGGCCGTAAAACTGAGCCGCGTGGAAACCTACGACGACATCACCCCGCTCCGGACCGAGGGGATCTCCGCATGGCTTTCGGTGATGCGGGGGTGCGATAAGTTCTGCACCTTCTGCGTGGTTCCCTTCACCCGTGGGCGCGAGCGGAGCCGTTCGCTGGAGTCAATCGTGAAGGAGGTGGAGGGATTGGCCGAGCATGGATTCCGCGAGGTGACGTTGCTGGGCCAGAACGTGAACAGCTACCGCTGGGAAGGGCGCGACTTCGCCGATCTTCTTGCCGCCGTTGCCGATGTTGACCCGCTGATCCGCATCCGCTACACCACTTCGCACCCGCAGGATATGTCCGACAAACTGATTGAGACGATGGCCAGCCGGGCGAACATCTGCAACTACATCCATCTCCCTGTGCAATCCGGCAGCAACCGCATGCTGCAGTTGATGAACCGGACCTACACCATCGAACACTACCTTGAGCGGATTGCCAAGATTCACGAGCGGATCCCCAACGCCTCCCTGTCAACCGACATCATCGCCGGATTCCCCACCGAGACCGACGACGACCACCGGCAAACCATCGAGCTGATGAAGCGTGTCCGGTACGACGGCGCATACATGTTCAAATACTCCCCCCGCGAAAACACCAAAGCGTGGGCAATGGGGGATAGCGTTCCAGAAGAAGTGAAAGCCGCACGGTTGGAGGAGATCATTGATCTTCAGCGGAAGATTGCCGAGGAGAACAACCAACGCCACGTTGGGACGATTGAGGAGGTGCTGGTGGATGGCGAAAGCAAGAAGGATGCCGCCGAATGGAAAGGGCGCACCGACACCAACAAAGTGGTGATCTTCCGGCATGGCGATGAGCAGATTGGGGAGTACGTGAACGTGAAAATCCACCGCGCAACGGCGGCCACGCTTTTTGGCTCCGTGGTGGATGCCAACGGGCTTCCCAGGGAGTTCCCGATAGAGTTGTCGGTTGCCTTGTAA
- a CDS encoding dephospho-CoA kinase: MKQDVPQNYTKPDAGVPYVLVGLTGSIGSGKSAVGKILEEHGIPVLQADAIAKELMNNDPELRQAIIQQFGPMAYRDGELNKSWIAEQIFSNPAQRAAMNNLVHPRTIAEQGRRAVALANAGKRVVVCEAALMYESGGVERFDYIVVVDAKPEIRYQRAALRDAASVQEIQRRDAAQIPAAKKVEMADFVIRNDGTEAELRRNAMFIIMLLQGLPPRREMELPDDLDEDPDDSENDGIAPQNDPLAKQRRPQGNGLPPES, translated from the coding sequence ATGAAGCAAGACGTTCCGCAAAATTACACCAAGCCCGATGCTGGTGTCCCGTATGTGTTGGTTGGGCTTACCGGCTCCATCGGCTCGGGGAAGTCGGCAGTGGGGAAGATACTGGAGGAGCACGGAATTCCGGTCCTGCAGGCCGATGCCATTGCCAAGGAGCTGATGAACAACGACCCCGAGTTGCGCCAAGCAATCATCCAGCAGTTCGGCCCAATGGCCTACCGCGATGGGGAGTTGAATAAATCTTGGATTGCCGAGCAGATTTTCAGCAACCCCGCGCAGCGTGCGGCAATGAACAACCTTGTTCACCCGCGAACCATTGCCGAGCAAGGCCGCCGTGCGGTTGCGCTGGCCAACGCAGGGAAGCGGGTGGTGGTGTGCGAAGCCGCGCTGATGTACGAAAGCGGGGGGGTCGAGCGATTCGATTACATTGTGGTGGTGGATGCCAAACCGGAAATCCGCTACCAACGCGCCGCGCTCCGCGACGCGGCATCGGTCCAGGAAATTCAGCGGCGCGACGCAGCGCAAATCCCAGCCGCAAAAAAAGTGGAGATGGCCGACTTCGTGATCCGCAACGATGGCACCGAGGCAGAGCTTCGCCGCAATGCCATGTTCATCATCATGCTGCTGCAAGGGCTTCCGCCACGGAGAGAGATGGAGTTGCCGGACGACCTTGATGAAGACCCGGACGATTCGGAGAACGACGGCATCGCGCCGCAGAATGACCCCTTGGCCAAACAGAGAAGGCCCCAGGGTAACGGGCTTCCCCCTGAATCGTAA
- a CDS encoding SPOR domain-containing protein, translating to MNRVTVILALLACIVAANGAVAQGTYEEQSLAILKLYESGNKAKRDTAYTLIDRLKADRQARFSPVVLFVRGEMTPDDRSLNLYREVIALDPGGAWADDAAAALACRYAANHDSAGAHTWLGMLKSNYPRSPLALSTQDSIAAVKDWRVPETPAASPKTGATSKSDTARSQVRRPATSSGGGAQSTVRRDTATKASPKSSTKTATPSSTTTSTTKPASTTKPATTTKPATSKTSTAAKSTTSKSTTSKPASSKPATSKSTSTATKPASTSKPASTSKPASTSKTVSKPAAPTPPASDSDVSKLHGYALQVGVFPSKEAAQPRVAELQQKKLQVYALPKFIEGKKQYAVIVGPYSTLEEADNHKAEIAAACGCQSFIVKVE from the coding sequence ATGAATAGAGTTACCGTGATTCTTGCATTGCTGGCGTGCATCGTTGCCGCCAATGGTGCAGTGGCGCAGGGGACCTACGAGGAACAATCCCTTGCCATTCTGAAGCTGTACGAAAGTGGCAACAAAGCAAAACGCGACACCGCCTACACCCTGATTGATCGCTTAAAAGCCGACCGCCAAGCAAGGTTTTCCCCCGTGGTGCTGTTTGTTCGCGGGGAGATGACCCCCGACGACCGCTCGCTGAACCTGTACCGCGAAGTTATCGCGCTGGACCCCGGGGGCGCTTGGGCCGATGATGCCGCCGCCGCGCTGGCCTGCCGCTACGCCGCTAACCACGATTCGGCAGGGGCGCACACGTGGCTTGGAATGCTGAAATCCAACTACCCCCGCTCACCTCTTGCGCTATCCACGCAGGACTCCATTGCGGCGGTGAAAGATTGGCGAGTGCCGGAAACCCCGGCAGCTTCCCCAAAAACCGGAGCGACTTCAAAGAGCGACACTGCCCGCTCGCAGGTTCGCAGGCCAGCAACGTCATCTGGCGGCGGCGCGCAATCCACCGTCCGCCGCGACACTGCAACCAAAGCATCGCCAAAAAGCAGCACGAAAACGGCAACGCCAAGCAGCACAACAACATCAACAACGAAGCCGGCTTCAACAACGAAGCCCGCAACAACAACAAAGCCCGCAACCTCAAAAACTTCCACGGCGGCGAAATCAACAACCTCCAAATCAACAACCTCCAAGCCGGCTTCTTCCAAGCCAGCAACGTCCAAGTCAACATCCACTGCCACCAAGCCAGCCAGCACATCCAAGCCAGCCAGCACATCCAAGCCAGCCAGCACGTCCAAGACGGTGAGCAAGCCAGCGGCCCCAACGCCGCCGGCATCAGATTCGGACGTAAGCAAGCTGCATGGGTATGCGTTGCAGGTTGGCGTGTTCCCTTCCAAGGAGGCTGCCCAACCACGCGTTGCCGAGCTTCAGCAAAAAAAGCTGCAAGTCTATGCCTTGCCGAAATTCATCGAGGGGAAGAAGCAGTACGCGGTGATTGTTGGCCCCTATTCAACGCTGGAGGAGGCCGACAACCACAAAGCAGAAATCGCCGCTGCCTGCGGTTGCCAATCGTTTATCGTGAAGGTTGAGTAA
- a CDS encoding replication-associated recombination protein A — protein MPEHHHLQPLAVRMRPATLDQVVGQDHLLAQGCPLRRMVERRALRSMIFWGPPGVGKTTIAQLLAASVGAQFVQLSAISAGVKDVRAVLEQGKAMQREGQQLVLFLDEIHRFNKAQQDALLQGVEEAWVTLVGATTENPSFEVIAPLLSRSAVFKLHPLSSQALDQLIVRAFAEDDRLHGITLEDRDLLKLLSGGDGRKLLTGLELSRDLLPANATTITGDVIRAAFSSRQFYDKAGEMHYDTISAFIKSIRGSDPDAALFYLARMIESGEDPLFIARRLIILASEDIGNADPYGITLATNVMLAVERVGMPEGRIILAQGVTWLAAAQKSNASYVGIEAALKDARDYPHLAPPLHIRNAPTGLMKSLGYGKGYRYPHEFAGGFVEQEYFPEELRGKVYYRPTENGGEKKIYDRLLALRPNRYRKP, from the coding sequence ATGCCAGAACACCATCATCTGCAACCGCTTGCTGTGCGGATGCGCCCTGCCACGCTGGACCAGGTTGTTGGGCAAGATCACCTGTTGGCCCAGGGCTGCCCGCTGCGGCGAATGGTGGAACGCCGCGCGCTCCGTTCAATGATTTTTTGGGGACCGCCGGGCGTTGGTAAAACCACCATTGCCCAGCTGCTGGCCGCGTCCGTTGGGGCCCAGTTTGTGCAGCTGTCGGCAATTTCCGCAGGGGTGAAAGATGTTCGGGCAGTGCTGGAACAGGGGAAGGCGATGCAGCGCGAAGGCCAGCAGTTGGTGCTGTTTCTTGATGAAATCCACCGCTTCAACAAAGCCCAGCAGGACGCACTTCTGCAAGGGGTGGAGGAAGCATGGGTGACGTTGGTTGGGGCCACAACCGAGAACCCGTCGTTCGAGGTAATTGCCCCGCTTCTTTCCCGCAGCGCGGTCTTCAAACTTCACCCCCTTTCTTCCCAGGCTCTGGACCAACTGATTGTCCGCGCTTTTGCCGAGGACGACCGCCTGCACGGCATCACCCTTGAGGACCGCGACCTTCTGAAGCTCCTTTCCGGCGGCGATGGCCGCAAACTTCTTACCGGGCTTGAGCTTTCCCGCGACCTTCTTCCGGCAAACGCCACCACCATCACCGGCGATGTTATCCGCGCGGCATTCAGCAGCCGCCAGTTCTACGACAAGGCTGGCGAGATGCATTACGACACCATCAGCGCGTTTATCAAAAGCATTCGCGGAAGCGACCCCGATGCCGCACTTTTTTATTTGGCGCGGATGATTGAGTCGGGCGAGGACCCGCTGTTCATTGCGCGGCGGCTGATTATTCTTGCCAGCGAGGATATCGGCAATGCGGACCCGTACGGCATCACTCTTGCAACCAACGTGATGCTGGCGGTGGAGCGTGTGGGAATGCCGGAAGGGCGGATCATTCTTGCACAAGGGGTGACGTGGCTGGCCGCAGCCCAGAAAAGCAACGCCAGCTACGTGGGGATTGAGGCCGCGTTGAAGGATGCCCGCGATTATCCCCACTTGGCCCCGCCGCTCCATATCCGCAACGCTCCAACAGGGCTGATGAAATCGTTGGGATACGGGAAAGGGTATCGCTACCCGCATGAGTTCGCTGGCGGCTTTGTTGAGCAGGAGTATTTTCCCGAGGAGCTTCGCGGGAAGGTCTATTACCGCCCAACCGAAAACGGGGGGGAGAAGAAAATCTACGATCGGCTGCTGGCATTGCGGCCAAACAGATACCGCAAACCGTGA